A region of Chitinophaga flava DNA encodes the following proteins:
- a CDS encoding MBL fold metallo-hydrolase has product MILQLLRNATQWLTINNKQILIDPMLAPRGAYPAVAGTGNEIRNPTVDLPIDAEALDTLLSQVDAVLLTHLHRDHWDLVAQERLPKDMLILCQPADADKLKETGFTNITVIEESLNWEGISISRTGGQHGTGEIGIRMGIVSGYVLEHGGHRLYIAGDTIWCDEVKLALDRYQPHVIVVNGGAARFETGDPIVMDIKDILEVCRYAPDARVYVVHLEAVNHSREDRNEVRAALRNAGLEGQCFVPDNGEFFLR; this is encoded by the coding sequence ATGATCTTACAATTGCTTCGGAATGCCACACAATGGTTGACAATTAATAATAAACAGATCCTTATTGATCCTATGCTTGCGCCCCGGGGGGCATATCCTGCTGTTGCAGGAACCGGTAATGAAATACGAAATCCTACAGTAGATCTTCCTATTGACGCAGAAGCCCTGGATACATTATTATCGCAGGTGGATGCGGTGCTGCTGACACACCTTCACAGAGACCATTGGGACCTGGTGGCGCAGGAACGGCTTCCAAAAGACATGCTTATCTTGTGCCAGCCCGCCGACGCCGACAAATTAAAGGAAACCGGTTTTACGAATATAACAGTGATAGAAGAGTCCCTGAACTGGGAAGGCATTTCAATATCCCGTACCGGCGGACAACATGGTACCGGTGAGATCGGTATCCGAATGGGTATTGTATCCGGTTATGTACTGGAGCATGGAGGACATCGTCTTTATATAGCCGGTGATACAATATGGTGTGATGAGGTGAAGCTGGCACTGGACCGTTACCAGCCACACGTGATTGTGGTCAACGGAGGAGCCGCACGATTTGAGACAGGCGATCCTATTGTCATGGATATAAAAGACATCCTGGAAGTATGCAGATATGCGCCGGATGCAAGGGTATACGTTGTACACCTGGAAGCCGTTAATCATAGCAGAGAAGATAGGAATGAGGTGAGAGCTGCCCTCCGTAATGCAGGACTGGAGGGGCAATGCTTCGTACCTGATAACGGAGAATTTTTTCTTCGATAA
- a CDS encoding CocE/NonD family hydrolase has protein sequence MKYLIPFLLIAILSYQATSAQTKDYHEKYIVQDSISLTLPSGGNVCALVIRKDTNIQQPCLLIYNIYADTSARKYESRKSLAGKGYVVIEVNARGKYCSTDALEPFEHEAEDGYYIIDWISKQPWCNGKVGMLSGSYLGFTQWATAKHLHPALKTIVPAVAVAPGVDFPFQNGVPLSYMLRWLHLVSDHKLTNYGVFTDSARWNNVFLKWYQSGAKFSSLDSIEGAKHPLFQRWLQHPDYDEYWKKMTPQGKDFANINIPVLSITGYWDDDQLGAMYYYKQHLLHNKNANHYLVIGPYDHGHAQSGGIDTLAGLPIDSAAILGGNLVYKWFDYILKDSSKPALLSNKVNFEILGKNEWKHVASLNEMYNDSLELFLSNGNLQKTKPAHTQFIQQTINFKNRASIKQSGDDIINFPTLVLDSLSLLPEQLIFASEPVETPFAISGSYEANLNFSINKKDVDIRIELYEQLPNGKYVAFSSTVQRASYAKSRSQRQLLQPDKKETLKINNTYAISKQLSKGSRIVAVIGVNKTPYWQINYGTGKNVSEEDMSDAKDPLKIKWYDDSYLKFHILK, from the coding sequence ATGAAATACTTAATTCCATTCTTACTGATAGCAATCCTGAGTTATCAGGCAACTTCTGCACAAACGAAAGACTATCACGAAAAGTATATCGTTCAGGACAGCATTTCATTAACACTCCCCAGCGGCGGCAATGTGTGCGCGCTGGTGATCAGAAAAGATACCAATATACAGCAGCCATGTCTGCTGATATATAATATTTATGCCGACACCTCCGCCAGGAAATACGAATCCCGCAAAAGCCTTGCCGGCAAAGGATATGTTGTTATTGAAGTTAACGCACGTGGTAAATACTGCAGCACCGATGCCCTGGAACCCTTTGAGCATGAAGCCGAAGACGGGTATTATATTATTGACTGGATTAGCAAACAACCCTGGTGCAATGGGAAAGTGGGCATGCTCTCCGGAAGTTACCTCGGCTTTACACAATGGGCTACTGCCAAACATTTGCACCCTGCATTAAAAACCATTGTACCGGCAGTCGCTGTTGCTCCGGGTGTTGACTTTCCGTTTCAAAATGGTGTTCCTCTAAGTTATATGCTGCGCTGGCTGCATTTAGTGAGCGATCATAAACTTACTAATTATGGCGTTTTCACAGACTCTGCCAGATGGAACAATGTTTTTTTAAAATGGTATCAAAGTGGCGCAAAATTCTCTTCACTCGATAGTATAGAAGGCGCAAAGCATCCTCTGTTTCAACGTTGGCTGCAGCATCCGGACTATGATGAATACTGGAAAAAAATGACGCCACAAGGAAAGGATTTTGCCAATATCAATATTCCTGTCCTGAGTATTACCGGTTACTGGGATGACGATCAGCTAGGCGCCATGTACTACTATAAACAACATTTGCTGCATAATAAAAATGCTAACCATTATCTGGTAATAGGCCCTTACGACCATGGCCACGCTCAGAGTGGCGGCATAGATACATTGGCCGGATTACCTATTGACAGCGCTGCAATTTTGGGCGGCAACCTCGTTTATAAATGGTTTGATTATATTCTAAAAGACAGTAGCAAGCCCGCTCTGCTCAGTAATAAAGTGAACTTTGAAATTTTGGGAAAGAATGAATGGAAGCATGTGGCATCACTCAATGAAATGTACAATGATTCGCTGGAATTATTTCTGAGCAATGGAAATTTGCAAAAAACAAAACCGGCCCACACACAATTTATACAACAAACCATCAATTTCAAAAACAGAGCATCTATTAAACAATCCGGTGATGACATCATAAATTTCCCCACCCTGGTTCTTGATAGTCTTTCTCTGCTTCCTGAACAATTGATATTTGCCAGCGAGCCTGTTGAAACACCTTTTGCCATCAGCGGAAGTTATGAAGCCAACCTGAATTTCAGCATCAATAAAAAAGATGTGGATATCCGAATAGAACTATACGAGCAACTACCCAATGGAAAATATGTGGCATTTAGCTCAACGGTACAAAGAGCCAGCTACGCAAAAAGCAGGAGCCAAAGGCAATTGCTACAACCTGATAAAAAAGAAACCCTGAAAATTAACAACACATATGCTATAAGCAAACAACTCAGCAAAGGCAGCAGGATTGTTGCCGTAATCGGGGTCAACAAAACCCCCTACTGGCAAATTAATTACGGCACCGGAAAAAACGTAAGTGAGGAAGATATGAGTGACGCCAAAGATCCTTTGAAAATAAAATGGTATGATGACAGCTATCTCAAATTCCATATTTTAAAATAG
- a CDS encoding alpha/beta fold hydrolase, producing MNRITVKDGTEIYYKDWGTGQPLVFHHGWPLSSDDWDAQMIFFLNQGFRVIAFDRRGHGRSSQTGIGHDMDTYAFISQLSYLQYADIITSHAINSFHPKELKWYFLNFHRVSN from the coding sequence ATGAACAGGATTACAGTAAAAGACGGCACCGAAATTTATTACAAAGACTGGGGAACAGGTCAACCATTGGTTTTCCATCATGGCTGGCCATTGTCAAGCGATGACTGGGATGCTCAGATGATTTTTTTCCTGAACCAGGGTTTCAGAGTCATTGCTTTCGACCGCAGAGGGCATGGAAGGTCCAGCCAGACAGGAATAGGGCATGATATGGACACTTATGCATTTATCAGCCAATTGTCGTACCTTCAATATGCTGATATCATTACCAGCCACGCTATCAACTCCTTCCACCCCAAAGAACTTAAATGGTACTTTTTGAATTTTCACCGGGTCAGCAATTGA